A segment of the Candidatus Binatia bacterium genome:
ACGACCGGTGCGGTGGCGCGACGAAGGGCCGCACGAACACCCGCAAGCCCCAGGATGGGGCCGATGCTGACGAATGGGTTGCTCGGAGCGATGACGAGCATGTCGGCCTGCTCGATCGAGGCGAGGACGCCGGGCGCGGGGGTCGCGCTTCGAATACCCTCGTAGCGGATCGACCGAACTGTGGGGCGGGCGCGCTCGCGTACCAGGTACTCCTGGAAGGAGAGTCGCCCCTGCGCGGTGTCGATCGTCGTCCGGACGTCGCCGTCGCTCATCGGGAGTACCGTGACTTTGACGCCGAGGGAACGGGACTGGGACGCTGTGACTTCGGAAAGCGGCTGGCCCGACCGCAGCGCTTCGGTGCGGAACAAGTGCGTCGCGAGGTCGCGATCGCCGAGCCGGAACCAGGTGTCGCTGCCGTAGCGTTCGAGCGCGTCCACGGCGTGGAAGGTGTCGCCTTGAATCCCCCAGCCGCGGCCGGGGTCGGCCAGGCCGCCGA
Coding sequences within it:
- the cofD gene encoding 2-phospho-L-lactate transferase, coding for ARLLRGLAALVRPSDLTVIVNTADDDVFHGLHVSPDVDTILYTLGGLADPGRGWGIQGDTFHAVDALERYGSDTWFRLGDRDLATHLFRTEALRSGQPLSEVTASQSRSLGVKVTVLPMSDGDVRTTIDTAQGRLSFQEYLVRERARPTVRSIRYEGIRSATPAPGVLASIEQADMLVIAPSNPFVSIGPILGLAGVRAALRRATAPVVAVSPLIAGRPVKGPADRMMRSLGMKPSPLPLAELYKDLLNGLIIDTADRSFVPALEERGLRVATTNTLMKTQARSTAVAREVLALADSVRAGLAS